GGTAACGCTCTGTACTCTGTAGAGGAAACATTCACTATTGCAGCGTGCTTTATATTGACCATCTGTGTCGAAACGGCTGCAGTAAATCTGCCATCTGTAAGAACAAGATCAGGGACTACTTCCTTATACAACTTCAAATCAGCCGCAATCATGAGATCTATCTCTTTTTCACTGATAAACTTGAGTTTACCTTTACGAATATTTCCAAACACTTCCTCGAAATCAGGTTCATGCAGCGGCAAAACAGTAAATCCCTCTTCCTCAATAAATCTCTTTTTTTGACCTTCCCCCGCAAAAATAACCTCATGCCCTCTTTTCCTGATCTCTATCCCGACTGCGAGAAGACGGCTTATATGTGATAATGCATACATACACGGAATACAGAGTATCTTCATAAAGCTCCTAGTATTTCACGAAACCCTTTCAATTGAATTGTAGTATACAATCGGCAAATCGTCAAGAGCACTACATTGATATATGGGGTATTATATTGATTTTTCACAGTTTATCCTGTATTATTTTCTATCCTATATGCTTTACCCTCTCCAGTCTTCCAATAGCAATTTAACTATATTTTAGTGATGTTTACAAGTATTGAAGAAGTAATATTATATGCCGTAAAGCGTATCATTCAGAGGGTCATGTTGAAGTTCTGTACTTGTTGAAGGAAAGTGGTAATTTAAGGTTTAGAGGGTTTTAAGGTTACGCTCTGAAAGAAGGCAGTTCAAAATTAGATTCAAAGGAACGCGACAATGTGTTTGTCAGGAAAATCAGAAAATATACCAACCGGAAATACACCTCAAAAGACAAAATCAGAATAGTCCTGGAAGAATTCAGAAAAGAAATCTCCGTAGCTAATCTTTGCCGGAGAGAAAATGTTCACGTCGCGATATACTCCCGGAACAAACACAGTGGTTTCTTTGACAATCCCACCATAAAACATATTATCCAACCCGGGAACACCTGATTTTATTCTATTTATTTTTTTATCTGAAATAGCACTTAGTATAACAAAATTAATAGCATCCAGAAAGAGACTAAAATAGATGCGCAGAGGCTTGGAAGCACGGAGGTTCGGCAAATAACAAAAAACGAAATAGAGTCGGGGAGGGTTAGCAAAAGCGATTTCCAGAAGGCAAAAGACTGAAGCCGGAGGACGGACATATCGTTAAGTCAACTACCACGGGCTTACGAGGCTGTACCAAAAGTCCGTTTTAATAATCTTCATTTAAGACTGTTTTATCAAAAATAACACCACTCGGGCTTCTTTTATCCGTTTACAAGTACTTTTTTCCCAGTCATGTTCCAGAACTTTAGTAAATTTGCCGTTGTAGTTACCAAACTCCATTCGCTTTTTACTTTTTCCAGCCCTCTTAGCATAAATCGCCTGAATCGATGTCGTTCTTTTACATTTCCAAACATCGGTTCTAACGCCGTCTTTCTTTTCTTTATTAAGGCTATATTATCTTTCAATAGTTTTCTGTATTCTTCCTTAAAAATCCTATCTTCATATATCATGATTCTTCTGCCATACTTGCCGAGTAGCCGCCCTTTGTAGCAAACCCCGTTCCGCTTACAGTTTCCGCATTTGTCTTTTGCTGCCGCATACACAAGATATGTTTTTCCTCTGGCTTTCTTCTTCCCGATGTAGTTATAGTTTGCACCATATCTTTAAAAACAAATTTTCGTTGTTTCATATCTTACCCCCAATCCCCTTGAGATTTTTTTACTTCTTTCACCCTTGGCAGTAATGCAAGCGAAGCTTGTACCGAAACGATGCTAAAACGCTATTTGACAGTGGTTGCCAATAATTTCGATACTTAATTTATCTTCTTCGTTTTCGATCTATTTATTTCCCTGTTTTTTTCTTCTATGTTAATTAAAGAGTCGATTACTAATAAAAGCGCAAAAACCATAAACAGCAAGTTAAAAGAAACAACAACGACATTTTTATCTCTCGAAAGTACTTCTATTGAAGCAGAAAGAGTTCCCAAAACCATAAACAACAGCCTTACCTCTCCCGTCCTATATTTTCTGATTGATTTCTCTTCCCATCGTGCTGCTGAAACCCTTTTTCTGACACCAAGGTACGATGACCACATTAGTATCAGATAGAATAATGTAGTGCTTGATGCTCTCTTGAGATCACTTGATCTTGAAGCAGGAGACTCAAAAATCATCAGCATTGGCATTACCGCCAAAAATATACAACTAAAATAGTAAATACTCCGGTTCTGTTTTGAATAATACCATTCAATATATTTCCCAATATTTTGTTTGTATTTTCTGTATTCCATAAATAAGAGGAAGCCGCAGAAAATGAAAACAATCGAAGACGCATCTGAAATTTTCGAAATCCAGGTCCCTGTAAAATAAATATACTTTGAATAATCTATTTGCGGGTAAAGAATCTTCTGGGCATTAACAAAACTATATAGCAATGTGCCAAAAAGCACCGCAAGACAACCATGAACAAGCAGTATAATCCCTCGCAGATCCTTCTTTTTCCTGATAGAAAGCCATGCGAAAACCGTACTCGCCACCATAATTGCAACAATACTAAGACTTAAATATGTATTCATCTTTTCCCCTTGAATTATTTCACCCAGACAAATTAACTGCTGGTATAGACACCGAAATAGCACGTTGTCAGTCCACTAACCTGATTATACATCTAAGAGGTGTGCTTTTAAAGGCTAAAATGAAGAAGGGCCGCCGGTTAAGACAGCCCTTTAAAAGCAGGTGACGGGTGAAAACAATTACTTTTTCTTAGTAGTTGCCTGATTTAGGCCGTTCCGGCGAATGCAGGCGTCTCAATGAAATTGAGCAACTACAATTTCTTTTTTGCTGCACCTCTGCGCATCCGCGCCTCCGTTCCTCCGGCTTCACTCGCCAATCATCGGGACTACCTTGTCTTTCGGATACTCTATTGTGTATTCGTACGTAAGTTCTTTTTTCTCGCCGGGTTTCAGGTCCATAGTCCACTTCAAAAAGCCCTCTTTTGTTTTTATGGCGTTGTCGGGGGATAAGTTTACCAAGTTTACTTTTATCTCTTCGTTTTGAGAGACGGGAACTCTTTCGGTAAGAGTTAGCTTTACCGGTTCTTTTTTGAAGTTTTGCACCGTGATTTTAAACTGCCTGCTGTGCTTCTTGTTTGTACCGACGAGGAACCAGCCGGTAGCACTCTCTTTGTTTTGTTCTCTCTTCCTTTCTATACTTATTCCTTCATCAACACCAAGATACGCGTCAAACTCTTTATCAGCGGGGATCTCTTTTATGTAGGAGTTGCCCACATAATTATCTTCAAGGAAAATATTCATCTGCCCGGCAAGAAGAGGTTTATCCGTGTTCTTGATCTTTGCTTTCAGGTACGCATACTTTGAGAATTCCGGCGCAGCTTCATATTCAAGCTTGGTTTCAAACTTCTCAATTGAAACCGGTACTCTGTGAGGATTGGAATCTGAAGGAATTGACATTTTCTTTTTAATTTTAAAGAATACCGATGTACGGCTGGTTTCCATCTCGGCATTCACCACAGCTACGCTGTTAGACACCATGATTTCATCATATTCTTCCGCTGCTTCACTCATCTCTTTCTTCATCGCAGCCATTGGGGCTGCAGCACTTTTAGATTTCCGCATTTCTGATTTATCCATTATCCGGGGCATATAATAATTCAAATACCACGCCGAAAGCTGGGGAGCATTCCCGCCAAGATACGGCTTTGCCGTGGATAGGGAAAGAAGGACGTCGTTCCAGTCCTCACCTGTGCTCTGGGTCACAAGACCATGGTAGGCGAACTCCACGGAGTTGGAAGAACCCGCTCTGACATCATAAACCGGCTGCCAGCCCGCGCCATAAATCACATAACTGACTTCCACGCCGTATTTGCCCTGCGAGGCTGCTTCCACCGAAACTTCGGCGTTTTTATAGGAGTTCTGGCTCCCCCTGGCAATGGAGTTTCTTTCTTTATTCAACATCTCAATTTTTTTATCCAGCTTTCTTATCTCAAGAGCGGCAGGTCTCTGCTTGCTTGAAATCTCAAGGAGCGTTTCTTCAACAAAGGCAAGTATCTCTTTAAATTCCTTAACAGTAAGCTTATTATCCCCGTCCTTGCCTTTCGGAGGATTCTTTAGCGCTTCCAGATATTTTACTTTACCACCAAGCATATCAAGCTGGTCTTCCAGAATCTTCTTTGCGTCTTTCACTTCCTGCAGTTTGTCATCAAGTTCCGCAAGTTTCGGATTAAAAGCAACTTCTTTAGAGCGTTCATTAATATCAATCCCGAGGATTTTAAGTCTTTTGTCGGCGCCGCTTACGCGGAGCGAATTCCTGTCTACATTTAGAGGTATCTTATCAAAACTGATGATAGAAGTACCCGGTTTTATCTCTACGACAGCTTGTCTGGTAACAAGCGCCCGGTCCGAGTACACCGTAACCTCACTTATCTTCGACTCCGCAACGACCTGCTGTGCATGCATCCCGGCAGACAACAATAGAAATCCGGTTAGAACTTTCAAAAACAATTTGTTTCTTAACATAAAACCTCCTGTACTACTTATTTTCTATAGTTTAGACAAAAGCTTTTGTGAAAAGTTCCATATATACTGTCATCGCGAGACGGCTCCTTAGTCGAAGCGATCTCGCTTTTTGAGATTGCTTCGGTAAAAACTCCTCGCAATGACAAGGACAATAACACGCGCAATGTAAGGGGCAATGACAACATTTTTAACCCTTAATGTCATCCCAGAGGTCTTTCCAATCCTTGTTGATACTATTTATCAAAATCTCTTTCTTTGCCCGGGAACCGGCTTTTATCTGCTTCTCCCTGTCTATCGCAAGACCAACATCGTCAAAAGTTTTAAAATAAACAAGTTTTTTAATATTATACTTCTTAGTAAACCCTTCAACAATACCTTCTCTGTGCTCATAAACTCTTCTGATAATATTATTAGTGACTCCCGTATATAGAACCGTATTGTTTTTGTTTGTCATAATGTACACAAAGTAATACTTAGTCATCTTCACCCCTTGTAAAGATATAGTACTGTCATCGCGAGTCGGCTTTATCGATGAAGCGATCCCGTTTTAACAGCAAAAGAAAGATTGTCCGCCTAGGTGGATTTCGCAAAAACACTCAACTTCGGATAAAACCCCTCGCAATGACAACATATATCAATAAATCATAAATATCAGTTCATTCGGCAGGAGTAATGTTGCGGTGTAAGTTACACAATCGTGATTTATTTCTACTTTCAGGCCGGGGTTAATGAGGGGCAAAATAAAATTCTTCCCGGCGTTCAGCGAGGCGCCTACTTTTTCGTCTCCGTTTAATTTTAGAAAGGCGGTTTCGGTTTTATTGGCTCTGGTGAATTTATTTATAGTATCCCTGATAGTTTGTTTATCAAACTCAACTATAGGGGAGTTGGTGCTTTTTTCTTTTGTGAAGAAGTTGATCTTAACGGTATGCTGTTCAGCACCGGAGAATTTATGGCGGATTATCAGGTGGTTCGTTTTTTTATGAAGGAAGTACTGGATCCTATGCCTTACAGAAGGAGTAACATCATAATCAGCGTCTAAAAAGTCATATTCCCTGCCGGAAACCCAAAGATTTGTCTCCAGGTTTTTGTCGTAGACAATAAGCCCGTCATCCAGAGTGAAGAACTTTCCGGGAAGCGACGGCGGCATTATAATATCCTCGCTGTTTCTTGTAAAAGTAAAGGTAAAGATATCTGTTGCAAGCATCGAACTGTTGCCTTTTAAGAGGTAGAATTTATTCTTTGGATACCCCGAAGCACTTAGATCAGGTTCATAGGGCGCAGGTTTTAAGTCCTTATCCACAGTCTCAAAAGCCCCTCCCATAAAAACGTAATCCAAGATATAGCGGCTCTCGCAGGCACTATCCCAATCTTCTTCACATATGAACTTCAGATATTTCACATATTCAATATCCGGGGTGCGGCCGGAAATACTTCTGAACCTGCTGTCATATTTTTTATCAGGCTTTGCGAATTTAAAGACAAAACTAAAGAGGTCCTCCACTGAAGGCCTGTAAGCATCCGTAGTTACTTTCTTTTTAAGACGCATCAGCGAAATATTTACGACTAGCGCTTCAAGGAGCTCCATATTTTCTTTGGGATTTTTAACGCTGACAATACCATCCCTGTCTATCTTACCGGCAAGCCAGACAAGTATATCTTCTTCCGGGGCTTTATATAGGAATGGCATAAAAAAAGCTATTGCATTTAGAACTGTCTTTTCAATTACGGTTGTAACGGGGGTTTGTCTATCTTTGACATACTCACTCAGTACCACGAGGAATTTCTTTTTCAGGTCAATACTTACACCGGAATCTTTAAAATAGCCGTAAGCAATTATCATATTCAAGATATCCGTATTTTCTTTCTTTTCCGAGAGATACCTCAAAAATTCCTTTGTAAAAAGCTCAAAATATTTTTTGTCCCCCGTCAGATAATACATCTCGCCAAGGAATACGAGGTCAATTGAGTCTTCCAGGAAGAGTTTTGAAAATATTGCCGCAGACCTCTTCTCCAGCTCTTCCATTAATTTTTTCTTTTCTACAAGGAGCTTTACTTTGGCTTTCGTCTCCTCATCAAAGAAGACAAAGAATTTCGGATAAGAGTTACTCTCCATTTTGGTAACGAGTAAATCCTTCTCATCCGTTATTACCGCAGTTTTTTTCTCGACAGAGGGAGCAGCCTGTTCATCGGGCTTTCGTTCAGCTATTTTTCCTTCAAACAGGTCTTTATAAGCCTGTAGTGTTAAAGCAGCGGTCTTAGCCCAGGTAAACCCGGAGGCTCTGGCAAAACCTTTTTCTACAAGAGCATCCCTTAGGGAAGTATCCGTAAGAATGTTACGGATTGCTCCCGCCATTTTTACTTCGTCAAGAGGATCTATAAGGATTGCGGCATTCCCGGCGGTTTCTGCAGTCGCAGTCAGACCAGAGGTAACGACGGGGCACCCCGAAGCAAACGCTTCAAGAATAGGCAGTCCAAAACCCTCATATAAAGAAGGGTAAACAAAGCAATCCGCGGCTCTGTATAATTTGGCAAGCTCTTTGTCCGTGACATAACCGGCTTTGATAACTTTGCCTTCAAGTTTATACTGTTTCTCCAACAGCTCCAGATCCGGAGCAGGCTGGACGGTCTTTCCCGCCAGAACCAGTTGTAAATCCATTTTCTTTTCGTTTACCAGAATATTAAAGGCCGCAAAAAGTTTTTCCAGATTTCGCCTTTTTGTTATCGTCCCCGTATAAAGAATAAACGGAGAAATTATATTAAACCTTGTCTTGATCTTTGTGTCTGTTTTTGCAGTCTTAAATATTCCTTCTGCGGCAAGAGGTGCTACTTTTATCTTTTCTAAGCCGGTATTATACACCCTCGTAAGCTCTTCAGCAGAAAATTCGGAAACCGTTAATATTATTTTTGAAACCCGCGCAGCGTATTTCGAAAAAGTCCTGAAAATAAATCCGGCCCAAAAAGTAAACCAGGAAGGGTTAAACTCATACGAAATATCATGTATGGTAGTTATAGACGGTATTTTAAAGAAAAAAGGCATCATATAAAAAGGGAAATGGAAAATATCCGGCTTTGCCTTATAAGCGGCTCTATGAAGATAATGATTCCTCCAGATAAACCCGCTTTTAATAAACGGTTTCACAATATTCCTTTTAAAATTTTCCTGTTTGGTCAGGCCTTCGGGAATATCCGTACTCTTGAAAAAAAGAAGGTATTCATTCTCTTTATCAATAACGGCAAGTTCATTCAATATGTTAACAAGGTATCTTCCGACGCCGGTACTCTTTCCTTCTACGCTTGACGCGTCAATTCCAATCCGCATTTAACCGCCTCCAAAACTTCTTCCGTTTTTATAGCTTCCATACAAAGATTTCTGATACAATTTGTTTTCCTGCAGGGACTGCAGGGGTAATCTTTAGTTATAACAACCCTGCTCTTACTGTAAGGTCCCCATTCTTTATCGTTACTCGGACCGTACAGTGTAATAGTCGGCACTTTCATCGCTGTTGCGAGATGCGAAAGACCGCCGTCATTTGAAACAAACAACTTACAAAACGATACAAGAGCGGCAAACTCTTTCAAACTCATATCGGACGGCATTAAAACATGCGGAACTGTTAATTTAGCGCTCAGTTCTTCCATATACAATTGCTCGCCCGGAGCATTAAAAATAATAACTTTAAAACCGGATTTCACCGGAAGAGCATTAATAACCTTTGCAAAGTTCTCCCGCCCCCATCTTATCGGAGCAGAACTAGCTCCCGTATAAAAACCCGCTAAAACATCATCAGCTTTAATACTTTTTTCTGATAACATCTTCTTCGCCGTTTCAATTTCGGCAGGAGTTATCCAGTATTCAGTCTCTTCTTCCTGCCTACCTTTTATATCAAATAACTCAAGCAATTTAAAGCTTCTTATTATTTCATTATCGGTCCCGTTAAAATCAGCAAGCCTGATATTATAGATATTCTTCACCCTCTTGTAGTCAAGCGCACCCTTAAACTTTGCCCCTGAAGAATAAACCAGCTTTAAGCTCTCTATCCAGCCCCCAAAGTCAAGGCAGAGATCAAACCCTGCCCGTCTGAGTTTCAGGTAGAAAATTTTCATCCAAATAAACAGAAAAGGATGTTTTCTCCCCCTGTTAAAGACAGGATTATTTGTCTTATATATTAAAAGTTCGTCTATATAAGGACAACCTTCGGCAACAGCTTTATTCCAGGGAGCAACAAGCATTGATATTTTTGCTTCCGGAAATTCAGCTCTCAAAGCACGAAGCATAGGCACGGCAAGAATAAAATCCCCGAGATGTTCGATTTTCACAATCAGGATTTTTTTAATTTTGTCTTTTTCAAATACCGGTATTCGGGTATAAGCGCTTCTTACAAACTCCAGGTAAATAAATATTTCCAGCGTAAATTTCTCAAACGCCTGCCGTAAACCGGAAAAATAATATCCTGCCAGGTTAAAAATATTCTTTTTAAAGAAAAGAACGGCGGTTTTCGCTTCACCCTTCAGAAGGTATCCCGGAAGGCCGAGGAAAAAAAGAATGCCAAAACAGAGGACTAAAATAACATTTACGGGAAACATCAGCAGCCCAAAGAAACCCAAGCGCAGATATACAAAGATTGCATATTGTCTGATTTCCTTATTTTTAACCGCATCAAAAATATAGTATTTCTTAAACCCGCAAAAGCACCTGATAAGATCAAACCGCAGGTCCCGGTCCGTTTCCTTCTCATTAACTACGATAAAAACTTCAAACGCATTACTTTTGATTTCTTCTAAAAATGAATTCAGAGTTACGGCAGAATTTGCAGTCATTCCCTCGACATAACTAAAAACAGCGCAATTTTCGAAAAAGGTTTTGAACCACTTTTCCGTTTTCTCCTTCACCAACAGGGAAATATGCGCACCGGGAAAATCTTTTTCTGTTTTAGCAACCGCGTTCCTTACCGCTCCCACAGAAGAGTTATTTACCGCAATGAGAATTTTCATTTTTTTAGATAATCTTTCCATAGATTTACAACTCTCCCTCTCACTATCTTAATATGTTTAGGCCTTCCTATTATCAGATGCGAGAGATTAAAGAGCACGTAAACAATAATTGTCCTCATAACAAGATTACAACCAAACAGAAAGGATCCTGTCCGGCCGTAATGTTTTCTGAAGAACTTTATTTTGCTCTCCGAGATCCAACGGGAGCTGCCTTCCGGATTTTGGCTGCTGCTTTTACAGCCGTGA
This is a stretch of genomic DNA from Candidatus Firestonebacteria bacterium RIFOXYD2_FULL_39_29. It encodes these proteins:
- a CDS encoding excinuclease ABC subunit C is translated as MTKYYFVYIMTNKNNTVLYTGVTNNIIRRVYEHREGIVEGFTKKYNIKKLVYFKTFDDVGLAIDREKQIKAGSRAKKEILINSINKDWKDLWDDIKG